A window of the Lactuca sativa cultivar Salinas chromosome 5, Lsat_Salinas_v11, whole genome shotgun sequence genome harbors these coding sequences:
- the LOC111897610 gene encoding cyclin-dependent kinase E-1 translates to MSNRGNSSGSGSNSNISSSNRPEWLQQYDLIGKIGEGTYGLVFLAKIKSNRSKSIAIKKFKQSKDGDGVSPTAIREIMLLREITHDNVVKLVNVHINHIDMSLYLAFDYAEHDLYEIIRHHRDKVSQAINPYTVKSILWQLLNGLNYLHSNWIMHRDLKPSNILVMGDGEEQGVVKIADFGLARIYQAPLKPLFDNGVVVTIWYRSPELLLGGKHYTSAVDMWAVGCIFAELLTLKPLFQGQEVKATPNPFQLDQLDKIFKVLGHPTVEKWPTLAHLPHWQTDQQHIQGHKYDSPGLYSVVHLSPKNPAYDLLSKMLEYDPRKRITAAQALEHEYFRMEPLPGRNALVPPQPGEKIVNYPTRPVDTNTDFEGTTSLQPTQQASGNVVSGGQHVMPTRNVPRPMHMAGMQRMQQQQQNMAAYGLASQAAMGGGGGAMNPGNIPMQRGVAAQQQQQQQQQQLRRKDAMGMPGYPQQKSRRF, encoded by the exons ATGAGCAACAGAGGTAATAGCAGTGGAAGTGGCAGCAACAGCAACATCAGTTCTTCCAATCGCCCTGAATGGTTGCAACAGTACGATTTGATCGGTAAAATTGGTGAGGGAACTTACGGGCTTGTGTTCTTGGCGAAGATCAAATCCAATCGGAGCAAGTCTATCGCGATTAAGAAGTTCAAGCAGTCCAAAGACGGCGATGGTGTTTCCCCTACGGCAATTCGCGAAATCATG TTGCTTAGGGAGATAACCCATGATAATGTGGTAAAACTGGTGAATGTGCACATCAATCATATCGACATGTCACTCTATCTGGCTTTTGATTATGCAGAGCATGACCTCTAT GAAATTATTAGACATCACAGAGACAAAGTCAGCCAAGCTATCAACCCATACACAGTGAAGTCAATACTTTGGCAAttgcttaatgggctaaattatCTTCACAG CAACTGGATTATGCATCGAGATCTTAAACCCTCCAATATTTTG GTAATGGGTGATGGAGAAGAACAAGGAGTTGTAAAAATTGCTGATTTTGGACTTGCTAGAATATATCAAGCTCCACTGAAGCCATTGTTTGATAATGGG GTTGTTGTAACCATTTGGTATCGTTCCCCAGAGTTGCTCCTTGGAGGGAAACACTATACTAGTGCTGTTG aTATGTGGGCTGTTGGCTGTATATTTGCTGAGCTTTTGACATTGAAGCCATTGTTTCAAGGACAAGAAGTTAAAGCCACACCAAACCCTTTTCAG CTTGATCAACTTGACAAAATTTTCAAGGTTTTag GTCATCCAACAGTAGAAAAATGGCCAACACTTGCCCATCTTCCACATTGGCAAACAGATCAGCAACACATCCAAGGACACAAATA TGATAGTCCTGGTCTTTACAGTGTTGTTCACCTCTCTCCAAAAAATCCCGCATACGATCTTCTCTCTAAAATGTTGGA ATATGATCCTCGAAAACGTATAACAGCAGCACAAGCTCTTGAGCATGA GTATTTTCGAATGGAGCCTTTACCTGGACGCAA TGCACTAGTCCCCCCTCAACCCGGGGAGAAAATAGTAAATTATCCAACACGTCCAGTTGACACAAACACGGATTTTGAAGGGACAACAAGTCTTCAGCCTACTCAACAG GCATCAGGAAACGTGGTGTCAGGGGGACAACATGTAATGCCAACTAGAAATGTTCCACGCCCTATGCACATGGCCGGCATGCAGAGGATGCAACAGCAGCAGCAGAATATGGCGGCGTATGGTCTTGCCTCTCAGGCGGCGATGGGCGGCGGCGGCGGTGCAATGAATCCCGGAAATATCCCGATGCAGCGGGGTGTTGCCGcccaacaacagcaacaacaacaacagcaacag TTAAGAAGAAAGGATGCAATGGGGATGCCTGGATACCCTCAACAAAAATCAAGACGTTTTTGA